In Luteimonas sp. MC1750, the following proteins share a genomic window:
- a CDS encoding response regulator, translating into MSIRVLIVDDSRDDAELTEFALREGGLAVDCRRMHQAEGLEAALDGFLPHLVLCDLNLPGWSGHEALAAVRRRVPTARYVFLTGALKGDEDLSAADAVVLKDDLARLLELARPLASARA; encoded by the coding sequence GTGTCGATCCGCGTGCTCATCGTCGACGATTCCCGCGACGACGCCGAGCTCACGGAGTTCGCGCTGCGCGAGGGCGGACTGGCTGTCGACTGCCGGCGCATGCACCAGGCCGAGGGCCTGGAGGCCGCGCTGGACGGCTTCCTGCCGCACCTCGTGCTGTGCGACCTCAACCTGCCCGGCTGGTCGGGGCACGAGGCGCTGGCGGCCGTGCGCCGCCGCGTGCCCACCGCGCGCTATGTCTTCCTGACTGGCGCGCTGAAGGGCGACGAGGACCTCTCGGCCGCCGACGCCGTGGTGCTGAAGGACGACCTGGCGCGCCTGCTCGAGCTGGCGCGCCCGCTCGCGTCCGCGCGCGCCTAG
- a CDS encoding response regulator, producing MSAIRTILLAEDSPHDAEMAIDALRDAHLANPIVHVHDGVEALDYLFRRGRFADRPEGDPAVLLLDIKMPRMDGLEVLNQLREHETLKRLPVVILSSSREENDLARSWDLGVNAYVVKPVDVDQFFEAVRTLGKFWAVLNESPTEG from the coding sequence ATGAGCGCCATCCGCACCATCCTGCTGGCCGAAGACAGCCCCCACGACGCCGAGATGGCGATCGATGCGCTGCGCGACGCGCACCTCGCCAATCCCATCGTCCACGTGCATGACGGGGTCGAGGCGCTGGACTACCTGTTCCGCCGCGGCCGCTTCGCCGACCGCCCCGAGGGCGATCCGGCGGTCCTGCTGCTCGACATCAAGATGCCGCGCATGGACGGCCTGGAAGTCCTCAACCAGCTGCGCGAGCACGAGACCCTCAAGCGCCTGCCGGTGGTGATCCTGTCGTCCTCGCGCGAGGAGAACGACCTGGCCCGCAGCTGGGACCTGGGCGTGAATGCCTACGTGGTCAAGCCGGTCGACGTCGACCAGTTCTTCGAGGCCGTGCGCACGCTGGGCAAGTTCTGGGCCGTACTGAACGAAAGCCCCACCGAGGGTTGA